A genomic region of Candidatus Acidiferrales bacterium contains the following coding sequences:
- a CDS encoding DUF433 domain-containing protein, whose translation MEKPVISCSPDVMGGTPVFVGTRVPVQTLLDYLEAGESIDDFLAGFPSISREQVIKFLEQAKDRLVAAAS comes from the coding sequence ATGGAAAAACCAGTGATCTCCTGCAGCCCCGATGTAATGGGGGGCACCCCGGTATTTGTCGGCACTCGGGTGCCGGTTCAGACGCTCCTTGACTACCTCGAAGCTGGAGAGTCCATTGACGACTTCCTTGCCGGTTTTCCTTCGATCAGTCGAGAACAGGTCATCAAGTTCCTCGAGCAAGCGAAAGACCGTTTGGTCGCCGCTGCCTCGTGA
- a CDS encoding IS110 family transposase translates to MRFYNTNHKQYCGIDLHARSMYLCVLSHDGKTLLHKNLPTDPDVFLNAIAPFREDLVVAVECIFTWYWLADLCAQEGIAFVLGHALYMKAIHGGKAKNDRIDALKIATLLRGGMLPQAYVYPAEMRSTRDLLRRRLFWVRQRGQLLAHIQNTHHQYNLPTPKARLAYRKNREGVAEHFADSAASKSVSSDIELAEHYDSLITKLELYLCRQTKLHDQDNFYRLRSIPGIGKVLAMTILYEIHDIDRFERVQNFASYSRLVKCEKSSSGKRLGTGGNKIGNVHLKWAFSEAAVLFLRANP, encoded by the coding sequence ATGAGATTCTACAACACAAACCACAAGCAGTACTGCGGCATCGACCTCCACGCAAGATCCATGTACCTCTGCGTGCTCAGCCACGACGGCAAGACCCTCCTACACAAAAACTTGCCCACCGACCCCGACGTTTTCCTGAACGCCATCGCCCCTTTTCGTGAGGACCTCGTCGTCGCCGTGGAGTGTATCTTCACCTGGTATTGGCTGGCCGACCTCTGCGCTCAAGAGGGTATCGCTTTCGTCCTCGGCCATGCCCTCTACATGAAAGCCATTCATGGAGGAAAAGCCAAGAACGACCGCATCGATGCTCTTAAGATCGCCACCCTTCTTCGAGGTGGCATGCTTCCCCAGGCTTACGTCTACCCAGCAGAGATGCGCTCCACCCGTGACTTGCTCCGTCGTCGACTCTTTTGGGTGCGACAACGAGGTCAACTCCTTGCTCACATCCAAAACACACACCACCAATACAATCTCCCAACTCCCAAGGCTCGGCTCGCCTACAGAAAAAATCGTGAAGGCGTTGCCGAGCATTTCGCCGATTCTGCCGCTTCTAAAAGCGTATCCTCAGACATCGAGCTCGCTGAGCACTACGACTCGCTCATCACAAAGCTCGAGCTATATCTCTGCCGTCAAACAAAGCTCCATGACCAGGACAATTTCTATCGACTACGTTCCATACCCGGAATTGGCAAGGTACTCGCCATGACCATTCTTTACGAAATCCACGATATCGACCGATTCGAGCGCGTTCAAAACTTCGCCTCCTACTCTCGCTTGGTCAAGTGTGAGAAAAGCTCCTCCGGAAAAAGGTTGGGAACCGGTGGCAACAAGATCGGTAACGTCCATTTGAAGTGGGCCTTTTCGGAAGCCGCCGTGCTTTTTCTACGCGCAAACCCT